The segment CCTCCACGCCGCGGATCTCGGAGATCTGCGCGCGCGTCACCGGCTGCTTGTAGGCGATGATCGCGAGCGTCTCGAGGGCGGCCTGCGACAACCGCGCGCTCTTGCCGTGGACGACGAACCGCTCGACGTACGCGCGTGCGCCCGGGTCGGTGTAGAGCCTCCAGCCGCCGCCGGCCTCACGGAGCACGAACCCGCGTCCCTCGTCGACGTACTCGCCGCGCAGGACCTGCAGGGTGGCGGTGACCTCCTCGGTCGGCGCCTCGAGCACCTGAGCGAGCGTGTTCGCGTCGACGGGCTCCTCGACGACGAGCAGGATGGCCTCGAGGGCTTTGCGCAGGTCCGGCCCGAGCATGGCGCCGCCGCTCACGTCCCCTCCTCCGGCTCGCCCTGGTAGGCGTCCACGACGCCGAGGACCATGTCGCGCCCCGCGAGACCGTCGACGTCGTCCACCCACTCCACGGTCAGCGCCCCGAAGGACGAGGTCTGCAGGAGCTCGACGCGTTCGAGCTTGTAGAGCTCGAGGAGGGCGAGGAAGCAGACGACGACCTCGATGCGGTGCCGGCAGCCGGCGGTGAGCTCCGCGAACGACGCACGCCCCCCGGCACGGGCCAGCTCGTCGGCGACCATGCCGGCGGCCTCGCGCACGGTCATGCGCACGGGCTGGAGGTGGCTCAGGTCCACCGTCGGTTCGGGCTGCTCGGCTAGCGCGCGGGCCGCGAGCTCGGCGAGCTCCTCGGGGGTGAGCGACAGGTCGACGTCGGGGTGGACGCCTGCGAGCTCCGGCTCGAGCACCACCTGCCGCGGCAGGTAGCCCGCGGAGGCCGCAAGCTCGTCCCGCAGGAACACCGCGGCCTCCTTGAAGGTGCGGTAGTCGAGGAGCCGGGCGTAGAGCAGGTCGCGCATCTCGAGCGCGAGGTCGTCGAGCTCGGGTTCGTCGTCCCCGGGCAGGAGCCGCGCCGCCTTCAGCTCGACGAGGGTGGCGGCGATGACGAGGAACTCCGTCGTGACCTCGAGGTCGACCCGTTCCATGCCGCGCAGCACCGAGAGGTAGTCCTCGGTGATCGCCGCGAGCGACACCTCGTAGATGTCGACCTTGTGCCGTGCGATGAGCTGCAACAGCAGGTCGAAGGGGCCCTCGAAGGAGCCGACGCTGACGCGAAAGGTGTCGGGCATGGTTGGCTCGCAAGTCTAGACGCCGAGGCTGCCACCGCCCCCCAACGGACCCCGACGGTCAGCTCGGCACGCGCGTGAGGATGGTGGGAGGCGCGGCCACGGGAGCGTCGGCGAACCCGACGAGCGCGGCGAGGGTCGCCGCGCCCGCGTCCGCCGCCTCGTCGGTGCGCGCGTGCACCACCCCGAGCGGCTGCCCGGCGTCGACGCGGTCGCCCACCTCCACGCGCAGCTCGACGCCGACCGCGGGGTCGACAGGATCGGACTTGCCGGTTCGCCCGGCGCCGAGCCTCGCGGCGAGCTGGCCGACGGCACGGGCGGGAACCGCCTGCACCCAGCCCGACCGGGGCGCGTGCACGGTCGCGACCGCCGGCGCGCGCGGAAGCACGGCGCGCGGGTCGTCGCAGACCCGGGCGTCCCCGCCCTGGGCGGCGATCATGGCCCGCAGGCGCTCGCGCGCCTCCCCCCGCGCCCACCGGTCGTCGAGCTCCTCGCGCAGGGCGTCCACGGGGTGGTCGCGGACGAGGCTCAGGCCCTGCGCAGCGAGCTCGACGGCGAGATCCGCGAGCCGGCCGGAGGGGCGCGCGGCGAGCAGCTCGACAGCCTCGGCGACCTCGAGGGCGTTTCCGACCCCGCGGCCGAGCGGCTGGTCCATGGCCGTGACGAGCGCGACGCAGCGCCGGCCGGCGTCGGACCCGATACGCACGCAGAGGTCGGCGAGCGCGACGGCGTCAGCACGCGCGGGCAGGAAGGCGCCGTCGCCGGTCTTCACGTCGAGGACGATCCCGCGGGCCCCCGCGGCGAGCTTCTTCGCCATGACGCTCGACGCGATGAGTGCGGGCTCGGCCACGGTGCCGGTCGCGTGCCGGAGCGCGTAGAGGGCCCGGTCGCCCGGCACCAGCCGGTCGGACTGCGCCGCGACGACACACCCGACCTCGCCCGCGACGGCCAGCAGCTCCTCGGGACGGAGGTCGGTGCGCAGGCCGGGCACCGACTCGAGCTTGTCGATCGTGCCCCCGGTGTGCCCGAGGCCCCGTCCGGACAGCTTCACGACCACCGCGCCCGCCGCCGCGAGGAGCGGCGCGACGAGCAGCGTCGTGCCGTCGCCGACGCCGCCGGTGGAGTGCTTGTCGACCGTGCGCGGGCCGAGACGGGACAGGTCGAGCTCGTCGCCGCTGCGCACGAGGACCTCGGTCAGGGCGAGTGCATCGGCGTCGGAGAACCCCCCGGCGTGCAGAGTCCCGACGAGCGTGGACTCATCAACCCTGCCCTCGATCCAGCCGGCGACGAGGTCGGCGACGGCCATGTCGCGACCCGCCCTCAGGCGCGGGAGGCGCACCCCACGCAGCGCACCGACAGGGGACGCGCCTCGAGGCGCGCCTCGGGGATGTCCTCGCCGCAGACCTCGCAGACGCCGTAGGTCCCCTCTTCCATCTTCGCGAGCGCCGCCTCGACGTGGGCGAGGCGCTCGCGGGCGTTCTCGATGAACGCGAGCTTCTCGCTGCGCTCGGCCGTGGCGGAGGCGAGGTCGGCGAAGTTGTCGTCGATGCCCGCGATGTGCTCGATCCGCTCGCTGTGGGGGTCGGCCCCGTACTCGATCAGCTCGGCGATGACCGAGTCGCGTTCGTCGACGAGCTGCTTGCGGAGGCGGGTGAGCAGTTCAGGTGTCATGAGAACGCGTTCCTTCGACGAGAACGGCGGGAGGGTCGGCGTCGGCCAGTGCACGGGGATGGGCCTGCTCGTACACCGCCCGGAGCCGTGCACGCGAGACGAGGGTGTAGATCTGCGTGGTGTTCACGCTCGCATGGCCGAGCAGCTCCTGCACGACCCGGACGTCGCCCCCGCCGTCGAGGAAGTGGGTCGCGAACGAGTGGCGCAGCGTGTGCGGCGACACCTGGGACCCAAGGCCGACGGCATGCGCGTGCTTCTTGATGATCTTCCATCCCCCCTGACGGGTCAAACGCCCGCCCCGGCGGTTGCAGAACAGCGTGGCGTCGACGGGCGCCATGCCCGGGCGGCCGCGCACGAGCCACGCCTCCACCGCCGCGCGGGCGGGCCGGCCGATCGGCACGATCCGCTCCCGGCTGCCCTTGCCGAGGCACCGCACCGTGCGGGTCTGCAGGTCGACGTCGACGACGTCGAGGTTGATGAGCTCGGTGATGCGCAACCCTGCGGCGTAGAGCAGCTCGAGCATCGCCCGGTCGCGCAGAGCGACCGGCGCGTCGCCGACCGGGGCGGCAAGGAGGCGCTCGACCTGCTCGGTGGACAGCGCCTTCGGCAGCGCCCGGCGGGTGCGCGGGCCGGTCACCTCGGTCGACGGGTCCGCGGGGGAAAGGCCCTCCGCCACGAGGAACTTGTGGAGCCCCCGGACCGCCACGAGCGTGCGCACGACCGTCGACTGGGCGTAGGAGCGGCCGGCCGCCGTACGCTGCTCTCGGATCCAGGCGACGAAGCCGGCGAGGTCCTCGGCCACCGCCTCCAGCGGCCCGTCGATGCCTGCCGCGTCGAGGTAGGCCGCGTAGA is part of the Egibacteraceae bacterium genome and harbors:
- the scpB gene encoding SMC-Scp complex subunit ScpB, whose translation is MSGGAMLGPDLRKALEAILLVVEEPVDANTLAQVLEAPTEEVTATLQVLRGEYVDEGRGFVLREAGGGWRLYTDPGARAYVERFVVHGKSARLSQAALETLAIIAYKQPVTRAQISEIRGVEADGAVRSLVSRGLVTELGRDPAPGQPLLYGTSRSFLERLGLSHIDELPALPDLSSGGPLPAEPAPGGYKRARRELDALSTGSPDGQDGEGDPT
- a CDS encoding ScpA family protein; translated protein: MPDTFRVSVGSFEGPFDLLLQLIARHKVDIYEVSLAAITEDYLSVLRGMERVDLEVTTEFLVIAATLVELKAARLLPGDDEPELDDLALEMRDLLYARLLDYRTFKEAAVFLRDELAASAGYLPRQVVLEPELAGVHPDVDLSLTPEELAELAARALAEQPEPTVDLSHLQPVRMTVREAAGMVADELARAGGRASFAELTAGCRHRIEVVVCFLALLELYKLERVELLQTSSFGALTVEWVDDVDGLAGRDMVLGVVDAYQGEPEEGT
- a CDS encoding thymidine phosphorylase; the protein is MAVADLVAGWIEGRVDESTLVGTLHAGGFSDADALALTEVLVRSGDELDLSRLGPRTVDKHSTGGVGDGTTLLVAPLLAAAGAVVVKLSGRGLGHTGGTIDKLESVPGLRTDLRPEELLAVAGEVGCVVAAQSDRLVPGDRALYALRHATGTVAEPALIASSVMAKKLAAGARGIVLDVKTGDGAFLPARADAVALADLCVRIGSDAGRRCVALVTAMDQPLGRGVGNALEVAEAVELLAARPSGRLADLAVELAAQGLSLVRDHPVDALREELDDRWARGEARERLRAMIAAQGGDARVCDDPRAVLPRAPAVATVHAPRSGWVQAVPARAVGQLAARLGAGRTGKSDPVDPAVGVELRVEVGDRVDAGQPLGVVHARTDEAADAGAATLAALVGFADAPVAAPPTILTRVPS
- a CDS encoding TraR/DksA C4-type zinc finger protein; this translates as MTPELLTRLRKQLVDERDSVIAELIEYGADPHSERIEHIAGIDDNFADLASATAERSEKLAFIENARERLAHVEAALAKMEEGTYGVCEVCGEDIPEARLEARPLSVRCVGCASRA
- the xerD gene encoding site-specific tyrosine recombinase XerD — translated: MTLPRYADRYLDHLAVERGLSPHSLAAYRRDLALYAAYLDAAGIDGPLEAVAEDLAGFVAWIREQRTAAGRSYAQSTVVRTLVAVRGLHKFLVAEGLSPADPSTEVTGPRTRRALPKALSTEQVERLLAAPVGDAPVALRDRAMLELLYAAGLRITELINLDVVDVDLQTRTVRCLGKGSRERIVPIGRPARAAVEAWLVRGRPGMAPVDATLFCNRRGGRLTRQGGWKIIKKHAHAVGLGSQVSPHTLRHSFATHFLDGGGDVRVVQELLGHASVNTTQIYTLVSRARLRAVYEQAHPRALADADPPAVLVEGTRSHDT